In Oleiharenicola lentus, the following are encoded in one genomic region:
- a CDS encoding ABC transporter permease — MLPLLDRKLLRDLTRLKGQVAAVSIVMACGLAMMITTRSLIASLDGTRADYYEHNRFADVFGTLKRAPNYIADRLADLPGVAGVQTDIAGQVTLDLPGLDEPASGLVRSLPDFGEPELNRLFLRRGRWLTPGSRRELLVGEAFAEANRLEPGDTLALIMNGRRQDFRIAGIVLSPEYIFESRPGAALPDNRTYGIFWMPYKEVATAWDLYGAFNHFSLKLAPGADPAPVIAAADDLLKPFGGAGTHSRKDHPSHIRVSDEIRVLTILSIGFPTIFLGVAAFMTNAVLSRLLALQREQIAILKAFGFSNGQITGHYLKFAAVIGAGGTLLGGIAGVFLGRWMVGLYDLFFRFPELAFRVDQRAVVIAFGVGIIAVVAGVLGSVRKAAKLPPAEAMRPEPPANFRPAFIERFGLGRWFSHSFRIALRNLERRPVQALFTIAGLSLATALLILPNTLKAGIANILDQQWDVVQRQDLNLGFSEPASVRTLHELERLPGVMHVEPMRSTAVRIHYQGRDRQIGLRSLDARSFHSRAVDHDGLEITPAGDGLIVSAKLAEVLGARVGDEVVLEGLMGKRPVRPVRLIGLADDFTGIAAYMDRDAINRFLGEGDIITGASFTIDMARRAEFLRAIKEVPRISWISVKESMRQSFRQTTAQMMGMLTTLYLSMAVIVAFGVIYNNARISLAERARELATLRVVGMTQREVGAVIVIELAILALLAVPLGLALGTGISTAIIRSVNTETVRLPLVFTPYTYTFALIVVAIASTLSALVVLRKLQHLDLIGALKAPE, encoded by the coding sequence ATGCTACCCCTTCTCGACCGCAAGCTGCTCCGCGACCTCACCCGCCTCAAGGGCCAGGTCGCCGCGGTGTCCATCGTGATGGCCTGCGGGCTGGCGATGATGATCACCACGCGCAGCCTGATCGCGTCGCTCGACGGCACGCGCGCGGACTACTACGAGCACAACCGCTTTGCCGACGTCTTCGGCACGCTCAAGCGCGCCCCCAACTACATCGCCGACCGCCTCGCCGACCTCCCCGGCGTCGCCGGCGTGCAAACCGACATCGCCGGCCAGGTCACCCTTGATCTGCCCGGCCTCGACGAACCCGCCAGCGGTCTCGTGCGTTCCCTGCCGGACTTCGGCGAACCGGAACTGAACCGCCTCTTCCTGCGCCGCGGCCGCTGGCTGACGCCCGGCTCACGGCGCGAGCTGCTCGTGGGCGAGGCCTTTGCCGAGGCCAACCGCCTCGAACCCGGCGACACGCTCGCGCTCATCATGAACGGCCGGCGGCAGGACTTCCGCATCGCGGGCATCGTGCTCTCGCCGGAATACATCTTCGAGTCGCGCCCCGGCGCCGCCCTGCCCGACAACCGCACCTACGGCATCTTCTGGATGCCCTACAAGGAGGTCGCCACCGCGTGGGACCTCTACGGCGCGTTCAACCACTTCTCGCTGAAGCTCGCCCCCGGCGCCGATCCCGCGCCGGTCATCGCCGCCGCCGACGACCTGCTCAAACCCTTCGGCGGCGCCGGCACCCACAGCCGCAAGGACCACCCCTCGCACATCCGGGTGAGCGACGAGATCCGCGTGCTCACGATCCTCTCCATCGGGTTCCCCACGATCTTCCTCGGCGTGGCGGCGTTCATGACCAACGCCGTGCTGTCGCGCCTGCTCGCGCTGCAACGTGAGCAGATCGCCATTCTCAAAGCCTTTGGCTTCAGCAACGGCCAAATCACGGGACACTACCTCAAGTTCGCCGCCGTGATCGGCGCCGGCGGCACGCTTCTCGGCGGCATCGCGGGAGTGTTTCTCGGACGCTGGATGGTCGGGCTCTACGACCTGTTCTTCCGGTTCCCAGAGCTGGCCTTCCGCGTGGACCAGCGTGCCGTGGTCATCGCGTTCGGCGTCGGTATCATCGCGGTGGTCGCCGGCGTGCTCGGCTCCGTGCGCAAGGCCGCAAAGCTCCCGCCCGCCGAGGCCATGCGTCCCGAGCCGCCGGCAAACTTCCGTCCGGCATTCATCGAGCGCTTCGGCCTCGGCCGCTGGTTCTCGCACTCGTTCCGCATCGCCCTGCGCAACCTCGAGCGCCGGCCCGTGCAGGCGCTGTTCACCATCGCGGGCCTCTCCCTCGCCACCGCCCTGCTCATATTGCCCAACACCCTCAAGGCCGGCATCGCCAACATCCTCGACCAGCAGTGGGACGTCGTGCAGCGCCAGGACCTCAACCTCGGCTTCAGCGAACCCGCCTCCGTGCGCACGTTGCACGAACTGGAGCGCCTGCCGGGCGTGATGCACGTCGAACCAATGCGCTCGACCGCCGTGCGCATTCATTACCAGGGCCGGGACCGCCAGATCGGCCTGCGCAGCCTTGATGCCCGCTCCTTCCACAGCCGCGCCGTGGATCATGACGGCTTGGAAATCACGCCGGCGGGCGACGGGCTCATCGTTTCCGCCAAACTCGCCGAGGTGCTCGGCGCGCGCGTCGGGGACGAGGTCGTGCTGGAGGGACTCATGGGCAAACGGCCCGTGCGGCCCGTGCGCCTGATCGGCCTGGCCGACGATTTCACCGGCATTGCCGCCTACATGGACCGCGACGCGATCAACCGTTTCCTCGGCGAAGGCGACATCATCACCGGCGCCAGCTTTACCATCGACATGGCCCGGCGCGCGGAATTCCTCCGCGCCATCAAGGAAGTGCCGCGCATCAGCTGGATCTCGGTCAAGGAGAGCATGCGCCAGAGCTTCCGCCAGACCACGGCGCAGATGATGGGCATGCTCACCACGCTTTACCTGAGCATGGCCGTGATCGTGGCCTTCGGCGTGATCTACAACAACGCCCGCATTTCCCTCGCCGAGAGAGCCCGCGAGCTCGCGACGTTGCGCGTCGTCGGCATGACGCAGCGGGAGGTCGGCGCGGTCATCGTTATCGAGCTGGCCATCCTCGCCCTGCTGGCCGTGCCGCTCGGCCTCGCCCTCGGCACCGGCATCTCGACCGCCATCATCCGCTCGGTGAACACCGAAACCGTGCGCCTCCCGCTCGTGTTCACGCCCTACACCTACACCTTCGCCCTGATCGTCGTGGCCATCGCCTCGACGCTCTCGGCCTTGGTGGTCCTCCGCAAACTCCAACACCTCGACCTCATCGGAGCACTCAAGGCGCCGGAGTGA
- a CDS encoding efflux RND transporter periplasmic adaptor subunit gives MATTSKPKPFRWIPYAFGAVFAALIVVGLRPQPVPVETARVVVGPLRATVSEEGKTRIKQRYVVAAPVSGQLRRIAFKPGAEVEAGVTVVAVIDPLPASPLDERTRALAEARRDTARVQVEKSRTAHELARNELRRIEQMFAAKTISPQELESAQARETAAARDVVAAEGALRSAEAELSTSAGGPVSAPAGSTQPIEVRANATGRILHVFQESVRAVAQGTPLLEIGDPADLEVVVEMLSRDGAAIAAGAPVSLEQWGGPTALEGRVRLVEPAAFTKYSALGVEEQRVNVVVDITSPREAWRSLGDNFRVEARVITWESDRALKVPVSGLFRQGNAWAAYVVRSGKAELVPVEAGKSGSGEIQITGGLQEGDEVILYPGDRIKDGQRVKPTKV, from the coding sequence ATGGCCACCACCTCCAAGCCCAAACCCTTCCGCTGGATTCCCTACGCGTTCGGCGCGGTTTTTGCCGCGCTTATCGTCGTCGGCCTGCGCCCGCAGCCCGTTCCGGTCGAGACGGCGCGCGTTGTCGTCGGCCCGCTGCGCGCGACCGTCAGCGAGGAGGGCAAGACGCGCATCAAGCAGCGCTATGTCGTCGCCGCCCCCGTGAGCGGACAGCTCCGCCGCATCGCCTTCAAGCCCGGCGCGGAGGTCGAGGCCGGCGTGACGGTCGTCGCCGTGATCGATCCCCTGCCCGCCTCGCCGCTCGACGAGCGCACTCGTGCTCTCGCCGAGGCGCGCCGCGACACCGCCCGGGTGCAGGTCGAAAAAAGCCGCACCGCCCACGAACTCGCCCGCAACGAACTCCGCCGCATCGAGCAGATGTTTGCCGCCAAGACCATATCTCCGCAGGAACTCGAAAGCGCCCAGGCCCGCGAAACCGCCGCCGCCCGCGACGTTGTCGCCGCCGAAGGCGCCTTGCGCTCCGCGGAAGCCGAATTGTCCACCTCTGCTGGAGGGCCGGTCTCCGCACCGGCCGGATCGACCCAACCCATCGAAGTCCGCGCCAACGCCACCGGCCGCATTCTCCACGTCTTCCAGGAAAGCGTCCGCGCCGTGGCGCAGGGCACACCCTTGCTGGAGATCGGCGACCCCGCCGACCTCGAGGTCGTGGTCGAGATGCTCTCACGCGACGGCGCTGCCATCGCCGCCGGGGCACCGGTCTCGCTCGAACAATGGGGCGGCCCGACCGCCCTTGAGGGCCGAGTTCGCCTCGTCGAGCCGGCCGCGTTCACCAAATACTCCGCCCTCGGCGTCGAGGAGCAGCGGGTGAACGTCGTGGTGGACATCACCAGCCCGCGCGAGGCGTGGCGTTCGCTCGGTGACAACTTCCGCGTCGAGGCCCGCGTCATCACCTGGGAAAGCGATCGCGCGCTCAAGGTGCCGGTCTCGGGCCTGTTTCGCCAAGGCAATGCCTGGGCCGCCTACGTCGTCCGCAGCGGCAAAGCCGAGCTCGTTCCCGTGGAGGCCGGCAAATCCGGCAGCGGTGAAATCCAGATCACCGGCGGCCTTCAGGAAGGCGACGAAGTTATCCTCTACCCCGGCGACCGCATCAAGGACGGCCAGCGCGTGAAGCCGACGAAAGTGTGA
- a CDS encoding M2 family metallopeptidase gives MIKSPLFRGAALTALFIGTVALAADRNPTQERADRFLALVNASYQALYYVEAEAQWAASTDVSPVHDAAAETAGKANAAFMGNPALINETKSLLLKRHDLNDLTVRQLEKLLLLAAEQPMTKPALTQARIETETKQASTLNGFEFKLDGKPITVNEIDNLLQSNDTPLDKRLAVWLASKESGQALKDGLVKLRDLRNGVAQEMGYPDYFALQVASYGMNTEEMLKLNQDFMQVLRPLYLQLHTWVKYKLAERYGQPVPKRIPAHWINNRWSQEWEGLADGADLAPFFKNFTPEWIAQSSEKFYVGLGFPALPKSFWDKSDLYNVPAGSTRKKNTHASAWHLDLDNDLRSLQSIESTPWWFNTNHHEFGHIYYFMAYTRPEVPPLLRDGANPAFHEGFGELTALAAAQVPYLKSLGVLPADFKTDDNAFLLNTALTPGIPFIYWASGVMAHWEADIYAKNLPADQWNARWWQYVRDFQGIEPPVERGEEWCDAATKTHINDTPAYYYTYAIAQVFKHQLHDHIARKILKQPPQNCNYAGNKAVGDFLRGVMEKGQTEDWRKVLKEATGEELSTRAMIEYYAPLLEWLKEQNKGRPIGWE, from the coding sequence ATGATTAAGTCCCCGTTGTTCCGTGGCGCCGCGCTGACGGCGCTGTTCATTGGCACCGTCGCCCTTGCGGCGGACCGCAATCCCACGCAGGAGCGCGCCGACCGCTTCCTCGCGCTCGTCAATGCCTCCTATCAGGCCCTCTATTACGTCGAGGCGGAGGCGCAGTGGGCTGCGTCCACCGACGTGAGCCCGGTGCATGACGCCGCGGCCGAGACCGCCGGCAAGGCCAATGCAGCCTTCATGGGCAACCCCGCCCTGATCAACGAGACGAAGTCCCTCCTGCTCAAGCGCCACGACCTGAACGATCTCACCGTGCGCCAGCTCGAGAAGCTCCTGTTGCTCGCGGCCGAGCAGCCCATGACCAAGCCCGCGCTCACGCAGGCCCGCATCGAGACCGAGACGAAGCAGGCGTCCACGCTCAACGGCTTCGAGTTCAAGCTCGACGGAAAGCCCATCACGGTGAACGAAATCGACAACTTGCTGCAATCGAACGACACGCCGCTCGACAAGCGTCTCGCCGTCTGGCTCGCGTCGAAGGAATCGGGCCAGGCGCTCAAGGACGGCCTCGTCAAACTCCGCGACCTGCGCAACGGCGTCGCGCAGGAGATGGGTTACCCCGACTACTTCGCCCTGCAGGTCGCCAGCTACGGCATGAACACCGAGGAGATGCTGAAGCTGAACCAGGACTTCATGCAGGTGCTGCGTCCGCTCTACCTCCAGCTCCACACCTGGGTGAAATACAAGCTCGCCGAGCGTTACGGCCAGCCCGTGCCGAAGCGCATCCCCGCTCACTGGATCAACAACCGCTGGTCGCAGGAATGGGAAGGCCTCGCCGACGGCGCCGACCTCGCACCCTTCTTCAAGAACTTCACGCCGGAGTGGATCGCTCAATCATCGGAAAAATTCTACGTCGGCCTCGGCTTCCCGGCGCTGCCGAAATCGTTTTGGGATAAGTCCGACCTCTACAACGTGCCCGCCGGCTCGACGCGCAAGAAGAACACCCACGCCTCCGCCTGGCACCTCGACCTCGATAACGATCTGCGCTCGCTCCAGAGCATCGAGTCCACGCCCTGGTGGTTCAACACCAACCACCATGAGTTCGGCCACATCTACTATTTCATGGCCTACACGCGGCCCGAGGTGCCGCCCTTGCTGCGCGACGGCGCCAACCCGGCCTTCCACGAGGGCTTCGGCGAACTCACCGCGCTGGCCGCCGCGCAGGTCCCCTACCTGAAATCGCTCGGCGTGCTGCCCGCGGACTTCAAGACCGACGACAACGCCTTCCTCCTCAATACCGCGCTGACGCCTGGCATCCCGTTCATCTACTGGGCCTCGGGCGTGATGGCCCACTGGGAGGCGGACATCTACGCCAAGAACCTGCCCGCTGACCAGTGGAACGCCCGCTGGTGGCAATACGTGCGCGACTTCCAGGGCATCGAGCCTCCGGTCGAGCGCGGCGAGGAATGGTGCGACGCCGCGACCAAGACGCACATCAACGACACGCCCGCCTATTACTACACCTACGCCATCGCCCAGGTCTTCAAGCACCAGCTCCACGACCACATCGCCCGCAAGATCCTCAAGCAGCCCCCGCAGAACTGCAATTACGCCGGCAACAAGGCGGTCGGCGACTTCCTCCGCGGTGTCATGGAAAAGGGCCAGACCGAGGACTGGCGCAAGGTCCTCAAGGAAGCCACCGGCGAAGAACTCAGCACCCGCGCGATGATCGAGTATTACGCCCCGCTGCTGGAGTGGCTGAAGGAACAGAACAAGGGCCGCCCGATCGGTTGGGAGTGA
- a CDS encoding 2-oxoacid:acceptor oxidoreductase subunit alpha → MVSPNSPAATDASASSATTIPDVVIRLAGNSQDGIQAVGGFLARLAGRSDQDVMTYMTIPSTISGGPSIFQVRMGSGDILSAGDRADVLVAFYQHSYDSHRASLRPGGVLLYDSDHVKPDPDDRTVTAVGVPFTSATVEAVGGNSKEKGKNIYVLGLLARMFDLEVPKLAQLIKERFAGKNEDIVRNAMLAFDAGYAYPAESLRNCLYRLEKSAGAAPGARPQVTGDGNSVLAYGLLAAGVRYGAGYPITPWSSIMETLRTELPKYGGIFVQCEDEIAAASTALGFAYGGHLSITGSSGPGLSLKMEALGWATMAELPLIVINVQRGGPSTGLPTNIEQSDLMQAIYGSHGDAPRVVLAPKNVEDCFYLALEAGRIARDFSTPVIILTDQAIATRIEAFEEPDLKKLMVEVKPDTSPRPPEFKPYPLGGMTRHAPPGSIMTSGKYPTVTGLEHDEHGHPTASPALHTKMTEKRREKIKAVANSLPAPELAGDDSGDVLLIGWGCTYGPIREAMGRLRHAGVKAAHMQMRHLHPLAPGLDQTFARYKHILVVEINDEGLYGYGQLATLLRGCFANPAISSITKTDGLTWKVSEIVERVAKKIDLPDSTIGMRKQSILAVTPRA, encoded by the coding sequence ATGGTCAGCCCGAACTCCCCCGCGGCGACCGACGCCTCTGCGTCGTCCGCCACCACCATTCCCGATGTAGTCATCCGCCTCGCCGGCAACTCGCAGGACGGCATTCAGGCCGTCGGCGGCTTCCTCGCCCGCCTCGCCGGCCGTTCCGACCAGGACGTGATGACCTACATGACGATCCCGTCCACCATCTCGGGCGGCCCGTCCATCTTCCAGGTCCGCATGGGCTCCGGCGACATCCTGTCGGCCGGTGACCGTGCCGACGTGCTGGTGGCCTTCTATCAGCACAGCTACGACAGCCACCGCGCCTCGCTCCGTCCGGGTGGCGTGCTGCTCTACGACTCCGACCACGTGAAGCCCGACCCCGATGACCGCACCGTCACCGCCGTCGGCGTGCCGTTCACGAGCGCCACGGTCGAGGCCGTCGGCGGCAACTCCAAGGAGAAGGGGAAGAACATCTACGTGCTCGGCCTGCTCGCCCGCATGTTCGACCTTGAGGTGCCGAAGCTCGCGCAGCTCATCAAGGAACGCTTCGCCGGCAAGAACGAGGACATCGTGCGAAACGCCATGCTGGCCTTCGACGCCGGCTACGCCTACCCGGCCGAGAGCCTGCGCAACTGCCTCTACCGCCTCGAAAAATCCGCCGGCGCCGCCCCCGGGGCACGCCCGCAGGTAACGGGCGACGGCAACTCCGTCCTCGCCTACGGCCTGCTCGCGGCCGGCGTCCGCTACGGCGCCGGTTACCCGATCACGCCGTGGTCCTCGATCATGGAAACTCTCCGCACCGAGCTGCCGAAATACGGCGGTATCTTCGTGCAGTGCGAGGACGAGATCGCCGCGGCCTCCACCGCGCTCGGTTTCGCCTACGGCGGCCACCTCTCCATCACCGGCAGCTCCGGTCCCGGCCTCTCGCTCAAGATGGAAGCCCTCGGCTGGGCCACCATGGCCGAGCTGCCGCTCATCGTCATCAACGTCCAGCGCGGCGGCCCCTCCACCGGCCTGCCGACCAACATCGAGCAGAGCGACCTGATGCAGGCCATCTACGGCTCCCACGGCGACGCCCCGCGCGTCGTGCTCGCCCCCAAGAACGTCGAGGACTGCTTCTACCTTGCCCTCGAGGCCGGCCGCATCGCCCGCGACTTCAGCACCCCGGTCATCATCCTCACCGACCAGGCCATCGCGACCCGCATCGAGGCTTTCGAGGAGCCCGACCTTAAGAAGCTCATGGTCGAGGTGAAACCCGACACGAGCCCGCGCCCGCCGGAGTTCAAACCCTACCCGCTCGGTGGCATGACCCGCCACGCGCCTCCGGGCTCGATCATGACCTCGGGCAAATACCCGACTGTGACCGGCCTCGAGCACGACGAGCACGGCCATCCCACGGCCAGCCCGGCGCTGCACACCAAGATGACCGAGAAGCGACGCGAGAAGATCAAGGCCGTCGCCAACTCCCTGCCCGCGCCCGAACTCGCCGGCGACGACTCCGGCGACGTGCTCCTCATCGGCTGGGGTTGCACCTACGGCCCGATCCGCGAGGCGATGGGCCGCCTGCGCCACGCCGGCGTCAAGGCCGCCCACATGCAGATGCGCCACCTGCACCCGCTGGCCCCCGGCCTCGATCAGACCTTCGCCCGCTACAAGCACATCCTCGTGGTCGAAATCAACGACGAGGGTCTCTACGGCTACGGTCAGCTCGCCACGCTGCTCCGCGGCTGCTTCGCCAACCCGGCCATCAGCAGCATCACCAAGACCGACGGCCTCACCTGGAAGGTCAGCGAGATCGTCGAACGCGTCGCCAAGAAGATTGACCTGCCCGACTCCACCATCGGCATGCGCAAACAGAGCATCCTCGCCGTCACGCCCCGCGCCTGA
- a CDS encoding thiamine pyrophosphate-dependent enzyme, translating into MSAPAATPAPVAISPDAPRAPLTKKTLTADHPTWCPGCGDFAVLASFYKVLEKLNYPQEKIVTFAGIGCSSRFPYFVNTHGGHYIHGRALPFAAGISLGRDDLHVFVFGGDGDGFSIGGNHLVHTARKNVRITYVIMDNSVYGLTKKQTSPTSPLGFKSKTDPWGAIDQPINPMRSLLNSGATFIARSHATQVNHMVDMMHKAALHDGFSVVEILSECVEFFEGAFDAAVPRKGGVWPVIELKKNDGTPEDAARHDPSDEIAAYKLASEAWPGKFGIFYENKTRPTKNALEQKLIATTREKTKNASDLDLLSKTFARMR; encoded by the coding sequence ATGTCCGCCCCCGCTGCCACCCCCGCCCCCGTCGCGATTTCCCCCGACGCCCCGCGCGCCCCGCTCACGAAGAAAACCCTGACCGCCGACCACCCGACGTGGTGCCCCGGCTGCGGTGACTTCGCCGTGCTGGCCTCCTTCTACAAGGTCCTCGAGAAGCTCAACTACCCGCAGGAAAAAATCGTGACCTTCGCGGGCATCGGCTGCTCGTCGCGCTTCCCCTACTTCGTCAACACCCACGGCGGCCACTACATCCACGGTCGCGCCCTGCCTTTCGCCGCGGGCATTTCGCTCGGCCGCGACGACCTGCACGTCTTCGTCTTCGGCGGCGACGGCGACGGCTTCTCCATCGGCGGAAACCACCTCGTCCACACCGCCCGCAAGAACGTCCGCATCACCTACGTCATCATGGACAACTCCGTCTATGGCCTGACGAAGAAGCAGACCTCCCCCACCTCCCCGCTCGGCTTCAAGTCCAAGACCGATCCCTGGGGCGCGATCGACCAGCCGATCAACCCGATGCGCTCGCTCCTCAACAGCGGCGCCACTTTCATCGCCCGCTCGCACGCCACGCAGGTCAACCACATGGTGGACATGATGCACAAGGCCGCGCTGCACGATGGCTTCTCCGTGGTCGAGATCCTCTCCGAGTGCGTCGAATTCTTCGAAGGCGCCTTTGACGCGGCCGTCCCGCGCAAAGGCGGCGTCTGGCCGGTCATCGAACTCAAGAAGAACGACGGCACCCCCGAGGATGCCGCCCGCCACGACCCCTCCGACGAGATCGCGGCCTACAAACTCGCCTCCGAGGCCTGGCCCGGCAAGTTCGGCATCTTCTACGAGAACAAGACGCGTCCGACCAAGAACGCCCTGGAGCAGAAGCTCATCGCCACCACCCGCGAGAAGACCAAGAACGCAAGCGACCTCGACCTGCTCTCCAAGACATTCGCGCGGATGCGCTAA